A region of Phalacrocorax carbo chromosome 9, bPhaCar2.1, whole genome shotgun sequence DNA encodes the following proteins:
- the ABHD12B gene encoding protein ABHD12B isoform X1: protein MAGLSSPASASPAPPSSLKGAGRRAWLGARGRGPLAASGGDVLCRGRGSGRGLVRGAGSGVAGRGGAWAEGRGLVRGQSARRCGGAARGSAATGTATGTATGPGRGAGAARPGSSVSFPFFVDLQRPELLLNNTINLYLTTEPGVTVGIWHTVPSSRGAEAQGKDQRWYEEALADAHPVIIYLHGNGGTRAASHRIQFLKTMGAADFHILALDYRATSPAGYGDSSGNPTERGFTTDVLALYDWAKARSGNSSILFWGHSMGTGVATNAARKLQEERGVQVDAVILESPYTDIREAAANIPITKIYRQFPGFEYFILDSLALSDMFFRSNENVKVLACPLLMLHAEDDAVVPLQLGHKLFETARSAYKDKTKVKLITFPEKLGLGHDYISFNPELPALVKDFLNIK, encoded by the exons ATGGCTGGGCTCTCCTCCCCGGCGTCCGCCTCGCCGGCTCCGCCCTCAAGCCTCAaaggggcggggaggagggcgTGGCTTGGCGCGCGGGGGCGTGGCCCGCTGGCTGCGAGCGGCGGGGACGTGCTGTGCCGTGGGCGGGGATCGGGGCGGGGCCTCGTACGCGGGGCGGGGTCCGGAgtcgcggggcggggcggggcctgggcTGAGGGGCGGGGTCTGGTCCGCGGGCAGTCGGCGAGACGATGCGGCGGCGCGGCGAGGGGGTCGGCGGCGACAGGGACGGCGACAGGGACGGCGACAGGGCCCGGGCGGGGGGCAGGAGCGGCGCGGCCCGGCAGCAGCG TGTCCTTCCCCTTCTTTGTGGACCTTCAGcggccagagctgctgctgaacaacacCATCAACCTGTACCTCACCACCGAGCCAGGCGTCACAGTTGGCATCTG GCACACAGTGCCAAGCAGCAGAGGGGCCGAGGCGCAGGGCAAGGACCAGCGCTGGTACGAGGAGGCGCTTGCCGACGCTCACCCTGTGATCATCTACCTGCACGGCAATGGGGGGACCAG GGCTGCGAGCCACCGCATCCAGTTCTTGAAG ACGATGGGGGCTGCTGACTTCCACATCCTGGCTCTTGACTACAGAG CCACGTCCCCCGCAGGCTATGGGGACTCCAGCGGGAACCCCACGGAGAGAGGCTTCACCACGGACGTCCTGGCACTATACGACTGGGCCAAAGCGCGGAGTGGGAATAGCAGCATCCTCTTCTGGGGACACTCCATGGGGACAGG GGTTGCTACGAACGCGGCAAGGAAACTGCAGGAGGAGCGAG GGGTCCAGGTTGATGCTGTCATCCTGGAGTCACCCTACACCGACATCCGTGAGGCGGCCGCCAACATACCCATCACCAAG ATTTACCGCCAGTTCCCAGGTTTCGAGTACTTCATCCTGGACTCGCTAGCGCTGAGCGACATGTTCTTCCGCAGCAATGAGAA TGTGAAGGTGCTGGCCTGCCCACTCCTCATGCTGCATGCAGAAGATGATGCTGTGGTGCCTCTGCAGCTGGGTCACAAG CTCTTTGAAACCGCACGCAGCGCCTACAAGGACAAAACCAAGGTGAAGCTCATTACCTTTCCCGAAAAGCTGGGCTTGGGCCATGACTACATCTCATTCAAcccagagctgcctgccttGGTGAA AGACTTCTTGAACATTAAGTGA
- the ABHD12B gene encoding protein ABHD12B isoform X2, whose product MAGLSSPASASPAPPSSLKGAGRRAWLGARGRGPLAASGGDVLCRGRGSGRGLVRGAGSGVAGRGGAWAEGRGLVRGQSARRCGGAARGSAATGTATGTATGPGRGAGAARPGSSVSFPFFVDLQRPELLLNNTINLYLTTEPGVTVGIWHTVPSSRGAEAQGKDQRWYEEALADAHPVIIYLHGNGGTRAASHRIQFLKTMGAADFHILALDYRGYGDSSGNPTERGFTTDVLALYDWAKARSGNSSILFWGHSMGTGVATNAARKLQEERGVQVDAVILESPYTDIREAAANIPITKIYRQFPGFEYFILDSLALSDMFFRSNENVKVLACPLLMLHAEDDAVVPLQLGHKLFETARSAYKDKTKVKLITFPEKLGLGHDYISFNPELPALVKDFLNIK is encoded by the exons ATGGCTGGGCTCTCCTCCCCGGCGTCCGCCTCGCCGGCTCCGCCCTCAAGCCTCAaaggggcggggaggagggcgTGGCTTGGCGCGCGGGGGCGTGGCCCGCTGGCTGCGAGCGGCGGGGACGTGCTGTGCCGTGGGCGGGGATCGGGGCGGGGCCTCGTACGCGGGGCGGGGTCCGGAgtcgcggggcggggcggggcctgggcTGAGGGGCGGGGTCTGGTCCGCGGGCAGTCGGCGAGACGATGCGGCGGCGCGGCGAGGGGGTCGGCGGCGACAGGGACGGCGACAGGGACGGCGACAGGGCCCGGGCGGGGGGCAGGAGCGGCGCGGCCCGGCAGCAGCG TGTCCTTCCCCTTCTTTGTGGACCTTCAGcggccagagctgctgctgaacaacacCATCAACCTGTACCTCACCACCGAGCCAGGCGTCACAGTTGGCATCTG GCACACAGTGCCAAGCAGCAGAGGGGCCGAGGCGCAGGGCAAGGACCAGCGCTGGTACGAGGAGGCGCTTGCCGACGCTCACCCTGTGATCATCTACCTGCACGGCAATGGGGGGACCAG GGCTGCGAGCCACCGCATCCAGTTCTTGAAG ACGATGGGGGCTGCTGACTTCCACATCCTGGCTCTTGACTACAGAG GCTATGGGGACTCCAGCGGGAACCCCACGGAGAGAGGCTTCACCACGGACGTCCTGGCACTATACGACTGGGCCAAAGCGCGGAGTGGGAATAGCAGCATCCTCTTCTGGGGACACTCCATGGGGACAGG GGTTGCTACGAACGCGGCAAGGAAACTGCAGGAGGAGCGAG GGGTCCAGGTTGATGCTGTCATCCTGGAGTCACCCTACACCGACATCCGTGAGGCGGCCGCCAACATACCCATCACCAAG ATTTACCGCCAGTTCCCAGGTTTCGAGTACTTCATCCTGGACTCGCTAGCGCTGAGCGACATGTTCTTCCGCAGCAATGAGAA TGTGAAGGTGCTGGCCTGCCCACTCCTCATGCTGCATGCAGAAGATGATGCTGTGGTGCCTCTGCAGCTGGGTCACAAG CTCTTTGAAACCGCACGCAGCGCCTACAAGGACAAAACCAAGGTGAAGCTCATTACCTTTCCCGAAAAGCTGGGCTTGGGCCATGACTACATCTCATTCAAcccagagctgcctgccttGGTGAA AGACTTCTTGAACATTAAGTGA
- the ABHD12B gene encoding protein ABHD12B isoform X4 produces MRRRGEGVGGDRDGDRDGDRARAGGRSGAARQQRGWLAWRSWLRTLLLNLLLVYISVPFLIRLFPSLLTKIAFLNVLSFPFFVDLQRPELLLNNTINLYLTTEPGVTVGIWHTVPSSRGAEAQGKDQRWYEEALADAHPVIIYLHGNGGTRAASHRIQFLKTMGAADFHILALDYRGYGDSSGNPTERGFTTDVLALYDWAKARSGNSSILFWGHSMGTGVATNAARKLQEERGVQVDAVILESPYTDIREAAANIPITKIYRQFPGFEYFILDSLALSDMFFRSNENVKVLACPLLMLHAEDDAVVPLQLGHKLFETARSAYKDKTKVKLITFPEKLGLGHDYISFNPELPALVKDFLNIK; encoded by the exons ATGCGGCGGCGCGGCGAGGGGGTCGGCGGCGACAGGGACGGCGACAGGGACGGCGACAGGGCCCGGGCGGGGGGCAGGAGCGGCGCGGCCCGGCAGCAGCG GGGCTGGCTGGCCTGGCGCTCATGGCTCCGCACCCTCCTCCTGAACCTGCTCCTCGTCTACATCTCCGTGCCCTTCCTCATCCGCCTCTTCCCCTCACTGCTCACCAAAATTGCCTTCCTGAATGTCC TGTCCTTCCCCTTCTTTGTGGACCTTCAGcggccagagctgctgctgaacaacacCATCAACCTGTACCTCACCACCGAGCCAGGCGTCACAGTTGGCATCTG GCACACAGTGCCAAGCAGCAGAGGGGCCGAGGCGCAGGGCAAGGACCAGCGCTGGTACGAGGAGGCGCTTGCCGACGCTCACCCTGTGATCATCTACCTGCACGGCAATGGGGGGACCAG GGCTGCGAGCCACCGCATCCAGTTCTTGAAG ACGATGGGGGCTGCTGACTTCCACATCCTGGCTCTTGACTACAGAG GCTATGGGGACTCCAGCGGGAACCCCACGGAGAGAGGCTTCACCACGGACGTCCTGGCACTATACGACTGGGCCAAAGCGCGGAGTGGGAATAGCAGCATCCTCTTCTGGGGACACTCCATGGGGACAGG GGTTGCTACGAACGCGGCAAGGAAACTGCAGGAGGAGCGAG GGGTCCAGGTTGATGCTGTCATCCTGGAGTCACCCTACACCGACATCCGTGAGGCGGCCGCCAACATACCCATCACCAAG ATTTACCGCCAGTTCCCAGGTTTCGAGTACTTCATCCTGGACTCGCTAGCGCTGAGCGACATGTTCTTCCGCAGCAATGAGAA TGTGAAGGTGCTGGCCTGCCCACTCCTCATGCTGCATGCAGAAGATGATGCTGTGGTGCCTCTGCAGCTGGGTCACAAG CTCTTTGAAACCGCACGCAGCGCCTACAAGGACAAAACCAAGGTGAAGCTCATTACCTTTCCCGAAAAGCTGGGCTTGGGCCATGACTACATCTCATTCAAcccagagctgcctgccttGGTGAA AGACTTCTTGAACATTAAGTGA
- the ABHD12B gene encoding protein ABHD12B isoform X3 → MRRRGEGVGGDRDGDRDGDRARAGGRSGAARQQRGWLAWRSWLRTLLLNLLLVYISVPFLIRLFPSLLTKIAFLNVLSFPFFVDLQRPELLLNNTINLYLTTEPGVTVGIWHTVPSSRGAEAQGKDQRWYEEALADAHPVIIYLHGNGGTRAASHRIQFLKTMGAADFHILALDYRATSPAGYGDSSGNPTERGFTTDVLALYDWAKARSGNSSILFWGHSMGTGVATNAARKLQEERGVQVDAVILESPYTDIREAAANIPITKIYRQFPGFEYFILDSLALSDMFFRSNENVKVLACPLLMLHAEDDAVVPLQLGHKLFETARSAYKDKTKVKLITFPEKLGLGHDYISFNPELPALVKDFLNIK, encoded by the exons ATGCGGCGGCGCGGCGAGGGGGTCGGCGGCGACAGGGACGGCGACAGGGACGGCGACAGGGCCCGGGCGGGGGGCAGGAGCGGCGCGGCCCGGCAGCAGCG GGGCTGGCTGGCCTGGCGCTCATGGCTCCGCACCCTCCTCCTGAACCTGCTCCTCGTCTACATCTCCGTGCCCTTCCTCATCCGCCTCTTCCCCTCACTGCTCACCAAAATTGCCTTCCTGAATGTCC TGTCCTTCCCCTTCTTTGTGGACCTTCAGcggccagagctgctgctgaacaacacCATCAACCTGTACCTCACCACCGAGCCAGGCGTCACAGTTGGCATCTG GCACACAGTGCCAAGCAGCAGAGGGGCCGAGGCGCAGGGCAAGGACCAGCGCTGGTACGAGGAGGCGCTTGCCGACGCTCACCCTGTGATCATCTACCTGCACGGCAATGGGGGGACCAG GGCTGCGAGCCACCGCATCCAGTTCTTGAAG ACGATGGGGGCTGCTGACTTCCACATCCTGGCTCTTGACTACAGAG CCACGTCCCCCGCAGGCTATGGGGACTCCAGCGGGAACCCCACGGAGAGAGGCTTCACCACGGACGTCCTGGCACTATACGACTGGGCCAAAGCGCGGAGTGGGAATAGCAGCATCCTCTTCTGGGGACACTCCATGGGGACAGG GGTTGCTACGAACGCGGCAAGGAAACTGCAGGAGGAGCGAG GGGTCCAGGTTGATGCTGTCATCCTGGAGTCACCCTACACCGACATCCGTGAGGCGGCCGCCAACATACCCATCACCAAG ATTTACCGCCAGTTCCCAGGTTTCGAGTACTTCATCCTGGACTCGCTAGCGCTGAGCGACATGTTCTTCCGCAGCAATGAGAA TGTGAAGGTGCTGGCCTGCCCACTCCTCATGCTGCATGCAGAAGATGATGCTGTGGTGCCTCTGCAGCTGGGTCACAAG CTCTTTGAAACCGCACGCAGCGCCTACAAGGACAAAACCAAGGTGAAGCTCATTACCTTTCCCGAAAAGCTGGGCTTGGGCCATGACTACATCTCATTCAAcccagagctgcctgccttGGTGAA AGACTTCTTGAACATTAAGTGA